In Syngnathus scovelli strain Florida chromosome 11, RoL_Ssco_1.2, whole genome shotgun sequence, one DNA window encodes the following:
- the LOC125977545 gene encoding olfactory receptor class A-like protein 1 yields MDLCVTIKGVSFLLQTGMGILGNTAVLLAYAGILYSERKLLPVDMILCHLAFANLMILTIRCIPQTMTVFGLTDLLDDSHCKVVIYGFRIGRALSICITCMLSVFQAVTIAPAGSSLSRLKSFLPALVLPTVAGLWLLNMIIYVPALLFSTAPRNSTARAYTLDLGFCFMDFRDNMLYIIQGVIVSGRDFSVVALMLVSSCYILLLLHRHNYQMRGLHRSHPAETRAAKTVVTLVVLYVFFFGVDNVIWIYMMTETKVSLMVADLRVFCSSCYAFLSPYFIISSNKKVKNKIVCQAEQDQPASMDTQESK; encoded by the coding sequence ATGGACCTGTGCGTGACCATCAAAGGCGTCTCCTTCCTCTTGCAAACAGGAATGGGCATCTTGGGGAACACCGCGGTGCTGCTGGCCTACGCCGGTATCCTCTACAGCGAGCGCAAACTCCTTCCCGTGGACATGATCCTGTGCCACCTGGCCTTTGCCAACCTGATGATCCTGACCATCCGTTGCATACCCCAGACCATGACGGTCTTCGGCCTCACCGATCTGCTTGACGACTCCCACTGCAAGGTGGTAATTTACGGCTTCCGCATCGGCCGGGCGTTGTCAATCTGCATCACGTGCATGCTCAGCGTGTTCCAGGCGGTCACCATCGCCCCCGCCGGGTCAAGCTTGTCCAGGCTCAAGTCTTTCCTTCCTGCCCTGGTGCTCCCCACCGTGGCCGGGCTGTGGTTGCTCAACATGATCATATACGTTCCAGCCCTTCTCTTTTCCACGGCTCCACGCAATAGCACCGCCCGTGCCTATACGCTCGACCTGGGCTTCTGCTTCATGGACTTCAGAGACAACATGCTCTACATCATCCAAGGGGTTATTGTCTCTGGGAGGGATTTTTCCGTGGTGGCCCTGATGTTGGTCTCTAGCTGTTACATCTTGCTACTTCTCCACCGTCACAACTACCAGATGAGAGGCCTCCATCGCTCCCATCCGGCAGAGACCAGAGCGGCCAAAACGGTGGTCACCCTGGTGGTCCTGTACGTCTTCTTCTTCGGCGTGGATAACGTGATCTGGATCTACATGATGACCGAGACCAAGGTGTCCCTCATGGTGGCGGACTTGAGGGTATTTTGCTCCTCCTGCTATGCATTTCTCAGCCCTTACTTCATCATTTCGTCCAACAAGAAGGTCAAGAACAAAATTGTGTGTCAGGCTGAGCAGGACCAGCCAGCATCAATGGACACTCAGGAGTCGAAATGA
- the LOC125977544 gene encoding olfactory receptor class A-like protein 1 translates to MDLCVTIKGVSFLLQTGMGILGNTVVLLAHASILYSERKLLPVDMILCHLAFANLLLLLTRCVPQTMTVFGLVDLLDDAGCKVVIYGYRIGRALSVCITCMLSVFQAVTIAPAGPHLSRLKPALPTLVLPTFAGLWLLNMAICIAAPFFSMAPRNGTVPAFTLNLGFCHVDFRDSLSYVINGVAVSGRDFAFVALMLGSSGYILLLLHRHSRQVRGIRRSHSAETRAGKTVITLVVLYVFFFGIDNVIWIYMLTEAKVSPVVADMRVFFSSCYAFLSPYFIISSNKKVKNKIMCAAEQDKLVSTDTQESHDK, encoded by the coding sequence ATGGACCTGTGCGTGACCATCAAAGGCGTCTCCTTCCTCTTGCAAACAGGAATGGGCATCCTGGGGAACACCGTGGTGCTCCTGGCCCACGCCAGTATCCTCTACAGCGAGCGCAAACTCCTTCCCGTGGACATGATCCTGTGCCACCTGGCCTTTGCCAACCTCCTGCTCCTGCTGACCCGCTGCGTGCCCCAGACCATGACGGTGTTCGGCCTCGTCGACCTGCTGGACGACGCGGGCTGCAAGGTGGTGATTTACGGCTACCGAATTGGTCGGGCGCTGTCTGTGTGCATCACGTGCATGCTGAGCGTGTTCCAGGCGGTGACCATCGCCCCAGCCGGGCCTCACTTGTCCAGGCTGAAGCCTGCCCTTCCCACCCTGGTCCTCCCTACTTTTGCCGGACTGTGGTTGCTCAACATGGCTATATGCATCGCAGCTCCATTCTTCTCTATGGCGCCGCGGAACGGCACCGTCCCAGCCTTCACGCTCAACCTAGGTTTCTGCCACGTGGACTTCAGAGACAGCTTGTCCTACGTTATCAACGGGGTAGCGGTGTCTGGAAGGGATTTCGCCTTTGTGGCATTGATGTTAGGTTCTAGTGGTTACATTCTGTTGCTTCTTCACCGCCACAGCCGGCAGGTGAGAGGCATCCGTCGCTCCCATTCGGCTGAGACCCGAGCGGGCAAAACTGTGATCACCTTGGTGGTCCTGTACGTCTTCTTTTTCGGCATCGATAATGTGATCTGGATCTACATGCTGACCGAGGCCAAGGTGTCTCCAGTGGTGGCGGACATGAGGGTGTTCTTTTCCTCCTGTTATGCATTCCTCAGTCCGTACTTTATCATCTCCTCCAACAAGAAGGTCAAGAACAAAATTATGTGTGCCGCCGAGCAGGACAAGTTGGTGTCAACTGACACTCAAGAGTCACACGACAAATGA
- the phtf1 gene encoding putative homeodomain transcription factor 1, whose translation MARISWYQEKIGAYDQQVWEKSLEQTDLNDLDSKPRKTGRIKSDLIDVDLVRGSTFSKAKPQSPWTALTRKGLVRVLLFPFFFPWWIQVTSKPISSCILLLYFMQVAAVVLYVEVPGASASEAFGPLCLMLLLGTVHCQIVSTECSRWPAGGPVVSNGNSGSNPTRRRRPRKGRGPKKLDEKNDSEAKEQQHSSQFEEVQRPKRMSERKSGFGASDELSSEEEEGLQPEDVSPASPWPPSAPPSSVRSRKSNSKAAVRPQEGGGTFKAKPREVERLRLSVSSRPASDTDDTMWEELLQDPDSASTGSSDSEDNGRFAGGLALQQTTTLSSDDESLQQGIAGHQLSWLQACHPSRDRVSAIIWEQGECKKADMSVLEISGIILTRVKLAEQGVGYLVFGGLVTVTLALLPFAFRLAQRLDMSSLSSPSPAEVMEIAVSPASPKAYAFFFITTVLRFCLTGLFFFMMCVAERTYKQRLLFAKYFSHLTSARKAKKSEIPHFRLKKVQNIKMWLSLRSFLRRRGPQRSVDVIVSTIFLLALSISFIICAQLLQSHKTFLDSLTNWELMLWASSMILFLLRFATLGSETNCKYSNPSVLLTEQINLYLKIEKKPNKKEELNIVNNVLKLATKLMKELDEPFRLLGLTVNPLIYNITRVVILSAVSAVVSDLLGFNIRLWKIKP comes from the exons ATGGCCAGAATATCCTGGTATCAAGAGAAG ATTGGCGCCTACGATCAACAAGTCTGGGAGAAGTCTCTGGAGCAGACAGATTTAAAT GATTTGGACAGTAAACCCAGAAAGACCGGCCGCATCAAGTCAGACCTCATCGATGTTGACTTAGTCCGAG GGTCTACGTTCAGCAAGGCCAAACCACAGAGTCCCTGGACAGCATTGACTCGGAAGGGTTTGGTCCGCGTGCTGCTGTTCCCCTTTTTCTTTCCGTGGTGGATCCAGGTCACCTCCAAGCCCATCTCCTCATGCATTCTGCTGCTGTACTTTATGCAAG TGGCTGCTGTGGTGCTCTATGTGGAGGTCCCCGGGGCAAGTGCCAGTGAGGCGTTCGGGCCCTTGTGCCTTATGCTGCTCCTGGGCACCGTACATTGCCAGATTGTGTCCACCGAGTGCAGCCGCTGGCCCGCGGGCGGTCCTGTCGTCAGTAACGGCAACAGCGGCAGCAATCCGACCCGCAGGAGGAG GCCTCGGAAGGGCAGGGGTCCGAAGAAATTGGATGAGAAGAATGACAGCGAGGCCAAGGAACAGCAACACTCATCGCAGTTTGAGGAAGTCCAACGACCCAAGAGAATG AGCGAAAGAAAGTCTGGCTTTGGCGCGTCAGACGAGCTCTCAAGTGAGGAAGAAGAGGGCTTGCAACCGGAGGACGTGAGTCCTGCCAGCCCCTGGCCACCGTCTGCACCACCGTCTTCTGTGCGCTCTCGGAAGTCCAACAGCAAAGCGGCAGTCAGGCCTCAG GAAGGAGGCGGGACCTTCAAGGCAAAGCCTCGAGAAGTGGAGCGCCTGCGACTCAGCGTGAGCTCCCGACCGGCTTCCGACACCGATGACACCATGTGGGAGGAGCTCCTCCAGGACCCTGACTCCGCCTCCACGGGGAGCAGCGACAGTGAGGACAACGGGAGGTTCGCGGGCGGCCTTGCGCTACAGCAAACCACCACGCTGAGCAGCGATGACGAGAGCCTGCAGCAAGGCATCGCGGGG CACCAGCTGTCCTGGCTCCAAGCATGCCATCCTTCCAGGGACCGAGTCAGCGCCATCATATGGGAGCAGGGCGAATGCAAAAAAGCAGACATGTCTGTGCTGGAGATCAGCGGGATCATCCTCACTCGG GTGAAGCTTGCGGAGCAAGGTGTGGGCTACCTGGTGTTCGGCGGGCTAGTGACAGTCACGCTGGCGCTCCTGCCCTTTGCCTTCCGCCTGGCCCAGCGTCTGGACATGTCCAGCCTCAGCTCACCATCACCAGCCGAGGTCATGGAGATTGCCGTTAGCCCGGCGAGCCCTAAAGCATACGCCTTCTTCTTCATCACCACCGTGCTCAGGTTTTGCCTCACGGGGCTCTTCTTCTTCATGATGTGCGTGGCGGAGAGGACCTATAAGCAG AGACTTTTATTTGCCAAGTACTTCAGCCACCTGACGTCCGCTCGCAAGGCCAAGAAGTCGGAGATCCCTCACTTCCGGCTGAAAAAGGTGCAGAACATCAAGATGTGGCTGTCGCTGCGCTCCTTCCTACGG AGGCGAGGGCCGCAGCGCTCCGTCGACGTTATCGTGTCCACAATCTTCCTCCTCGCACTCTCCATCTCATTCATCATTTGTGCACAG CTTCTACAAAGCCACAAGACTTTTCTGGACTCGCTGACCAACTGGGAGCTGATGCTGTGGGCCTCGTCAATGATCCTTTTCCTGCTTCGGTTCGCCACGCTGGGTTCTGAGACCAACTGCAAGTACAGCAACCCTTCGGTGCTCCTCACTGAACAG ATCAATCTGTATCTGAAAATAGAGAAAAAACCCAACAAGAAAGAGGAGCTCAACATTGTCAACAACGTCTTGAAACTGGCTACAAAACTGATGAAG GAGCTGGACGAGCCGTTCCGCCTTCTCGGTCTGACCGTCAACCCACTCATCTACAACATCACCAGGGTGGTCATCTTGTCGGCCGTGTCTGCTGTGGTCAGTGACCTGCTGGGCTTCAACATCAGA CTGTGGAAAATCAAACCTTGA